A genomic window from Paucibacter sp. KCTC 42545 includes:
- a CDS encoding FAD-binding oxidoreductase: MYQVSTSSGRRYEARPGETLLDAALRQGVVLDYSCHTGRCSTCKGRVIAGSTIATHDELGLSAEERGQGFILTCVRQACSPIELEIDDLGDVVLPEAKTFPCRIQAIERLAPDVVRVMLRLPPTSVLNFLPGQYVDLIGNEGLRRSYSVANAPRVDNQIELHIRQVPDGAMSAYWFQQAKVNDLLRLRGPLGTFFLRGQEDKCLVLLATGTGIAPVKAILEGLASLPEHVQPRSITVYWGGRHRGDLYWQPPELPSLRFVPVLSRAEDDWSGARGHVQNVLLSDKPNLQNTLVYACGSDAMIHSAQSQLRAAGLPERQFHSDAFVCSATS, encoded by the coding sequence ATGTATCAGGTCTCCACATCTTCTGGACGACGCTATGAAGCGCGACCGGGCGAGACGCTCCTTGACGCCGCTTTGCGCCAAGGTGTGGTACTCGACTACAGCTGCCACACTGGTCGTTGCAGCACGTGCAAAGGGCGCGTGATTGCTGGTTCTACTATCGCCACGCATGATGAGCTAGGCCTGAGCGCAGAGGAACGTGGGCAAGGCTTTATCCTGACCTGCGTCCGTCAAGCTTGCAGCCCAATAGAGCTGGAGATTGACGATCTAGGCGACGTTGTACTGCCCGAAGCCAAGACGTTCCCCTGCCGCATTCAAGCCATTGAGCGTCTGGCGCCTGATGTTGTACGCGTCATGCTGCGCCTTCCTCCGACTTCGGTGCTGAACTTCTTGCCCGGCCAGTACGTCGACTTGATTGGGAATGAAGGCCTGCGCCGCAGTTACTCGGTAGCGAATGCGCCCCGAGTCGATAACCAAATCGAACTACACATCCGCCAAGTGCCCGACGGTGCAATGAGCGCCTACTGGTTCCAACAGGCCAAAGTCAACGACCTACTGCGTTTGCGCGGCCCCCTCGGCACCTTTTTTCTGCGTGGACAAGAAGACAAATGTCTCGTTTTGCTGGCAACGGGCACGGGCATTGCACCTGTGAAGGCCATACTTGAAGGCTTGGCATCGCTGCCAGAACACGTGCAACCACGCAGCATTACGGTCTACTGGGGAGGCCGGCATCGTGGCGACCTTTACTGGCAACCGCCTGAGCTGCCAAGCCTACGATTTGTACCAGTACTGTCGCGCGCAGAAGATGATTGGAGTGGCGCTCGCGGTCACGTCCAAAACGTCTTGTTGAGCGACAAACCGAATCTGCAAAACACGCTGGTCTATGCCTGTGGGTCGGACGCAATGATTCACAGCGCGCAATCGCAGTTGCGTGCTGCAGGCTTGCCCGAACGGCAATTCCACTCCGACGCATTTGTTTGCTCAGCTACAAGCTGA
- a CDS encoding GDP-L-fucose synthase family protein, with protein MNLDAKIFVTGHRGMVGSALVRCLQSKGFKNIVTRARQDLDLLNQAAVHNFLAAEQPDYMFIAAAKVGGIHANNVYRADFLYQNLQIECNLIHEAHLAGIQRLMFLGSSCIYPRDCPQPIKEEYLLTGPLEPTNEPYAIAKIAGVKLAESYNRQYGRQYICAMPTNLYGPNDNYDLNNSHVLPALIRKAHEAKLRGDAELIVWGTGTPRREFLYVDDLADACVHLMQQGYAGDLVNIGTGEDVTIAELAQTVMEVVGFEGQVRFDTSKPDGTPRKLLDVNRLSTLGWNAKTKLRDGIQSAYECASFR; from the coding sequence ATGAATCTGGACGCCAAAATCTTCGTCACCGGCCATCGTGGAATGGTAGGAAGCGCCTTAGTTCGATGCCTTCAAAGCAAGGGATTCAAGAACATCGTGACGCGAGCAAGGCAGGACCTTGACTTACTGAACCAAGCGGCGGTTCACAACTTCCTTGCGGCAGAGCAACCAGACTACATGTTTATTGCGGCAGCAAAAGTCGGCGGTATTCATGCAAACAATGTGTACCGGGCCGATTTCTTGTACCAGAATCTGCAAATTGAATGCAATCTTATTCATGAGGCTCATTTAGCAGGAATCCAGCGCCTGATGTTTCTCGGCTCGAGCTGCATCTACCCAAGAGACTGCCCTCAGCCAATCAAGGAGGAATACCTCCTCACCGGGCCGCTTGAGCCCACCAATGAGCCCTATGCCATTGCGAAAATCGCGGGTGTCAAATTGGCTGAAAGCTATAACCGGCAGTACGGTCGACAGTACATCTGCGCCATGCCGACCAATTTGTATGGCCCTAACGACAACTACGACCTCAACAATAGTCATGTACTGCCAGCCCTGATTCGCAAAGCGCACGAAGCAAAGCTGCGCGGTGATGCCGAACTGATTGTCTGGGGAACAGGCACACCGCGCCGAGAGTTCCTTTATGTCGACGACCTCGCCGACGCCTGCGTCCATTTGATGCAACAAGGTTATGCCGGTGATCTCGTGAATATTGGGACTGGCGAGGATGTGACTATTGCAGAACTAGCGCAAACCGTCATGGAAGTGGTCGGATTTGAAGGGCAAGTGCGCTTCGACACAAGCAAACCTGACGGCACCCCGCGAAAACTACTCGATGTCAACCGCCTGTCCACTCTCGGCTGGAACGCAAAGACTAAATTGCGGGATGGAATTCAAAGCGCCTATGAATGCGCTTCTTTCCGCTGA
- the gmd gene encoding GDP-mannose 4,6-dehydratase produces the protein MTHQKVALITGVTGQDGAYLAELLLSKGYQVHGIKRRASSFNTERIDHLYQDPHVEKKNFTLHYGDLTDSSNLIRIIQQVQPDEIYNLGAMSHVAVSFESPEYTADADGMGTLRILEAIRILGLEKKTRFYQASTSELYGLVQEIPQKETTPFYPRSPYAVAKMYAYWITVNYREAYGIYACNGILFNHESPLRGETFVTRKITRAVARIALGLQDCLYLGNMSALRDWGHARDYVLMQWMMLQQEVAEDFVIATGVQYSVRQFVEFAAAELGITLQFTGEGEHEIGTVVAVTGDKSKCKVGDVIVKVDPRYYRPTEVETLLGDPTKAKEKLGWVPTTSLRELVAEMVESDYTSARRDSLVKAAGFKAYDYNE, from the coding sequence ATGACACATCAAAAAGTTGCATTGATCACTGGCGTCACCGGTCAAGACGGCGCTTATTTGGCCGAATTATTGCTATCCAAAGGTTATCAAGTTCACGGCATCAAACGTCGCGCATCCTCGTTCAATACCGAGCGCATTGACCACCTGTATCAGGACCCGCACGTCGAAAAGAAGAACTTCACCCTGCACTACGGGGACCTGACCGACAGCTCCAACCTGATCCGCATCATTCAGCAGGTGCAGCCGGACGAGATCTACAACCTCGGCGCCATGAGCCATGTAGCGGTGAGCTTCGAAAGCCCCGAATACACCGCCGATGCCGACGGCATGGGCACGCTGCGTATTCTTGAGGCCATCCGCATCCTGGGTCTGGAAAAGAAAACCCGCTTTTACCAAGCCTCCACCTCCGAGCTCTACGGCCTGGTGCAAGAGATTCCTCAGAAGGAAACCACCCCCTTCTACCCACGCAGCCCTTACGCCGTGGCCAAGATGTACGCCTACTGGATCACGGTCAACTACCGCGAGGCCTATGGCATCTACGCCTGCAACGGCATCTTGTTCAACCACGAAAGCCCGCTGCGCGGCGAAACCTTCGTCACCCGCAAGATCACCCGCGCCGTGGCCCGCATTGCCTTGGGCCTGCAAGACTGCCTGTACCTCGGCAATATGAGCGCGCTGCGCGATTGGGGCCATGCCCGCGACTACGTGCTGATGCAATGGATGATGCTGCAGCAGGAAGTGGCCGAAGACTTCGTCATCGCCACCGGCGTGCAATACAGCGTGCGCCAGTTTGTCGAGTTCGCGGCCGCTGAGCTGGGCATTACCCTCCAGTTCACCGGCGAAGGCGAGCACGAGATCGGCACCGTGGTCGCTGTCACCGGCGACAAGTCCAAGTGCAAGGTCGGCGATGTGATCGTCAAGGTCGACCCGCGCTACTACCGCCCCACGGAAGTCGAAACCTTGCTGGGCGACCCCACCAAGGCCAAAGAAAAACTCGGTTGGGTGCCCACTACCTCGCTGCGCGAACTGGTGGCCGAAATGGTGGAGTCCGACTACACCTCCGCCCGCCGGGACAGCCTGGTCAAGGCTGCCGGGTTCAAGGCCTACGACTACAACGAGTAA
- a CDS encoding Wzz/FepE/Etk N-terminal domain-containing protein, with amino-acid sequence MNQAETAESLRVSQQNSTSQDYLAALDLRDDDNGIDLLELLTILAARWRLLLVAPIAAGALALGGSYLIAPTYTAKTTFLPPQQQQSSAASALASLGALSGLAGGMAGIKSPADQYVALMQSNNVEDRIIDNFKLIEAYETEFRFQARKQLEQNVRISLGKKDGLITVEVDAKSPQMAADMANMHVTELRRLTSELALTEAQQRRAFFEGELKRTQLKLIEAQQILQSSGFNPGALKAEPKAAAEGYATLKAQATSAEVKLQTMRRSLAETAPELQQQAALLSALRAQLSKLEGTTSDTKNDSDYIGRYREYKYQETLFELFSKQFEMARLDESREGALIQVVDVATPPEHKSKPKRASMAIATTFAAFFVFTIGVLIRHFWRESKARPENADKFSRLGQAWTGR; translated from the coding sequence ATGAATCAAGCCGAAACTGCGGAGTCGCTGCGCGTGAGCCAACAGAATTCAACATCGCAAGACTATCTTGCCGCCCTTGACCTACGAGACGATGACAACGGCATCGACCTGCTGGAACTCTTAACCATCTTGGCTGCGCGTTGGCGCTTGCTGCTTGTTGCACCCATCGCGGCGGGCGCACTGGCATTGGGAGGCAGCTACCTCATAGCTCCGACCTACACCGCCAAAACCACATTCTTGCCGCCTCAGCAACAGCAAAGCTCTGCCGCGTCGGCCTTGGCATCCCTGGGGGCCCTGTCCGGCTTAGCGGGCGGTATGGCGGGAATCAAAAGCCCAGCAGACCAGTACGTCGCCCTGATGCAAAGCAACAATGTCGAGGACCGCATCATCGACAACTTCAAGCTCATTGAAGCGTATGAAACCGAGTTTCGCTTTCAAGCTCGCAAACAGCTTGAGCAGAATGTCCGCATTTCTTTGGGGAAGAAAGACGGCTTGATCACCGTCGAGGTCGATGCCAAGAGCCCCCAAATGGCCGCCGATATGGCCAATATGCACGTCACCGAATTGCGGCGCCTAACGTCTGAACTTGCTTTGACCGAGGCCCAGCAACGCCGCGCCTTCTTTGAAGGCGAGTTGAAGCGGACCCAGCTCAAGCTGATTGAGGCTCAGCAGATCCTGCAAAGCAGCGGCTTCAACCCCGGCGCCCTCAAGGCCGAACCCAAGGCCGCCGCTGAGGGTTACGCCACCCTCAAAGCCCAGGCCACCTCAGCCGAAGTCAAACTGCAAACAATGCGACGCAGCCTAGCCGAGACGGCGCCTGAACTCCAGCAACAGGCAGCACTATTGAGTGCACTTCGCGCCCAGCTATCCAAGTTGGAAGGCACGACAAGCGATACCAAGAACGACTCTGACTACATCGGCCGCTACCGCGAATACAAGTACCAGGAAACGCTGTTCGAACTTTTTTCCAAGCAGTTTGAAATGGCTCGCCTGGACGAGAGCCGTGAGGGAGCACTGATTCAGGTTGTCGACGTAGCGACACCACCTGAGCACAAGAGCAAACCTAAACGCGCTTCCATGGCTATTGCCACAACTTTTGCGGCCTTCTTCGTCTTCACCATAGGGGTATTGATTCGACATTTCTGGCGCGAAAGCAAAGCCCGTCCAGAGAATGCCGACAAGTTCTCGCGCTTGGGGCAAGCCTGGACTGGCCGTTGA
- a CDS encoding DEAD/DEAH box helicase, with product MTETQHPEVAPSRFDTLPLDAKLLRAVADSGYAMMTPIQAKAIPIVLEGRDVMGAAQTGTGKTAAFSIPLLQRMLKHENASASPARHPVRALVLAPTRELADQVANNIKAYAKHTNLRVTVVFGGIDMKPQTLVLKGGVEVLIATPGRLLDHIEAKNCVLNQVEYVVLDEADRMLDIGFLPDLQRILSHLPKARQTLLFSATFSPEIKRLSQSYLQDPVLVEVARPNATATNVEQIFYSVGDDDKRGVVRKVLKDRGITQSIVFVNSKLGAARLARSFERDGLRTAALHGDKSQDERLKSLESFKRGEVDLLVATDVAARGLDIADLPAVFNFDVPFNAEDYVHRIGRTGRAGASGIAVTLVTRSDARLIGDIEKLLKRTIELQAVELEDERPARAERAPRPRRDWDSESAPAATADVARPSAVAPRPSYRAPARDAFFDKPYEPNASAELPAWDKGAAGAAAAPKGLSANIKPKRKVAALFGAKQVSGATES from the coding sequence ATGACCGAAACCCAACACCCGGAAGTTGCCCCCTCGCGCTTCGACACATTACCTCTCGACGCCAAGCTGCTGCGCGCAGTAGCCGACTCTGGCTACGCCATGATGACGCCTATCCAGGCCAAGGCGATTCCGATTGTGTTGGAAGGGCGCGATGTGATGGGTGCCGCCCAGACCGGCACCGGCAAGACGGCCGCTTTTTCCATCCCGCTGTTGCAGCGCATGCTCAAGCATGAGAACGCCAGCGCCTCGCCGGCCCGTCACCCAGTGCGTGCACTGGTGTTGGCGCCGACGCGCGAGTTGGCTGACCAAGTCGCTAACAACATCAAGGCCTATGCCAAGCACACCAATCTGCGTGTGACCGTCGTTTTTGGTGGCATCGATATGAAGCCCCAAACCTTGGTGCTCAAGGGCGGCGTTGAAGTGCTGATCGCGACACCCGGGCGCTTGCTGGACCATATTGAGGCCAAGAACTGCGTGCTCAATCAAGTGGAGTATGTGGTGCTGGACGAGGCCGACCGCATGCTGGATATCGGCTTCTTGCCCGACTTGCAGCGCATCCTCAGCCATCTGCCCAAGGCGCGTCAGACCCTGCTGTTCTCGGCTACGTTCTCGCCCGAGATCAAGCGCTTGTCGCAAAGCTATTTGCAGGATCCGGTCTTGGTGGAAGTGGCGCGTCCGAATGCCACGGCCACCAATGTCGAGCAGATTTTTTACAGCGTTGGCGACGACGACAAGCGTGGCGTGGTGCGCAAGGTCTTGAAGGATCGTGGCATCACGCAATCCATCGTGTTCGTGAACTCCAAGCTGGGCGCAGCGCGCTTGGCGCGTTCTTTCGAACGTGATGGCTTGCGCACGGCTGCACTGCATGGCGACAAGTCGCAAGATGAGCGCTTGAAGTCGTTGGAGTCCTTCAAGCGCGGTGAGGTTGACTTGCTGGTGGCTACCGATGTGGCCGCCCGTGGTCTCGACATTGCGGATTTGCCGGCGGTGTTTAACTTCGATGTGCCCTTCAATGCCGAAGACTATGTGCACCGCATCGGCCGTACCGGCCGCGCAGGTGCCTCGGGTATTGCTGTGACGCTGGTGACGCGCTCGGACGCGCGCTTGATTGGCGACATCGAAAAGCTGCTCAAGCGCACCATCGAGTTGCAGGCCGTTGAGCTTGAGGACGAGCGCCCAGCGCGTGCCGAGCGGGCGCCGCGCCCGCGTCGCGATTGGGATTCTGAGTCCGCGCCAGCGGCCACGGCTGATGTGGCTCGACCGTCGGCAGTGGCTCCCCGCCCCAGCTATCGCGCGCCTGCCCGTGACGCCTTCTTTGATAAGCCTTATGAGCCCAATGCCTCGGCCGAGTTGCCGGCTTGGGACAAGGGGGCTGCAGGTGCTGCCGCCGCGCCCAAGGGCTTGTCGGCCAATATCAAGCCCAAGCGCAAGGTCGCAGCCTTGTTTGGTGCCAAGCAGGTCAGCGGCGCGACCGAATCCTGA
- a CDS encoding Maf family nucleotide pyrophosphatase, giving the protein MHDDNSNPPIPQPRLILGSTSRYRRELLQRLRLPFEVSAPDVDETPLPGEAPAALAARLALAKAQAVALQHPNAIVIGSDQVADLNGQSIGKPGNHERARAQLRLMSGQSVVFQTAVAVVCGASGFAQQDLAPVRVRFRDLSDSEIETYLLAEQPYDCAGSAKSEGLGISLLAAIESDDPTALIGLPLIRTCELLRQAGLDPLASTPTGSAA; this is encoded by the coding sequence ATGCATGATGACAACTCCAATCCGCCAATCCCGCAGCCCAGGCTGATCCTCGGCTCCACCTCACGCTACCGGCGCGAGCTTTTGCAACGTCTGCGCCTGCCCTTCGAGGTAAGCGCTCCCGATGTCGACGAAACACCGCTGCCCGGCGAGGCGCCCGCAGCGCTGGCCGCGCGCTTGGCCCTGGCCAAGGCCCAGGCAGTTGCACTGCAGCATCCCAACGCCATCGTGATCGGCTCAGACCAGGTCGCCGATCTGAATGGCCAATCCATCGGTAAGCCCGGCAACCATGAACGGGCCCGCGCGCAGCTGCGCTTGATGAGTGGCCAAAGCGTGGTGTTTCAAACCGCCGTCGCCGTCGTCTGCGGCGCCAGCGGCTTCGCCCAGCAAGACCTGGCCCCCGTACGCGTGCGCTTCCGCGACCTGAGCGATAGCGAGATCGAAACCTATCTGCTGGCAGAGCAACCCTACGACTGCGCCGGCAGCGCCAAGTCGGAAGGCCTGGGCATCAGCCTGCTGGCCGCCATCGAGTCCGATGACCCGACCGCGCTGATTGGCCTGCCCTTGATTCGCACTTGCGAACTGCTTCGCCAAGCCGGGCTAGACCCACTGGCCTCAACCCCTACCGGATCTGCCGCATGA
- a CDS encoding SLBB domain-containing protein, translated as MSTAGRQGMAQEASSQIPQDYVISVGDEVLVTLWGSVEADLRLAVDRSGRITLPRVGPVMVAGLRYADLAPAIDQRVAQVFRNYKLSASLGKLRSIRVYVTGFTQRPGAYTVSSLATLVNALMQAGGPSSAGSFRQIELRRNGKTISNFDFYELLIKGDKTADRALQAEDVIHIGAVGPQVALIGSVNKPAIFELKPQDTLEDVLAMAGGFTAVADRSRFTVEHLDARNDARITELSLPLQAKQKPRDGDLIRAFSAVEASLPQHKQSKRVKIEGEVQRPGEFILPANSSLADAIRAAGGLTPDAYVFGTEFSRESTRLSQQENYERALRDMETAFARSNSSQRTANADEASAQAAKAQGTNQLIQRLRAIKPTGRIVLQLNPASKTLPELTVEDGDRLLIPATPKTIGVFGSVFNGGSYLYGDGNSVNDFLKLAGGPTRGADTASIFVLRANGSVVSARQKSGWLLAGGALDGVTALPGDTVFVPEEMNKTTFMQEAKDWTQILYQFGLGAAALKTIKN; from the coding sequence ATGAGCACCGCCGGCCGCCAGGGCATGGCACAAGAAGCCAGCAGCCAGATCCCGCAAGACTACGTCATCAGCGTGGGTGACGAAGTGCTGGTCACGCTGTGGGGCTCGGTCGAGGCCGATTTGCGCCTTGCCGTGGACCGGAGCGGGCGCATCACCCTGCCCCGCGTTGGCCCCGTGATGGTGGCCGGTCTGCGCTACGCCGACCTGGCGCCCGCCATCGATCAGCGCGTGGCCCAAGTCTTCCGCAACTACAAGCTCAGCGCCTCACTGGGCAAGCTGCGCAGCATCCGCGTCTACGTGACCGGTTTTACCCAGCGCCCAGGTGCCTACACGGTCAGCAGCCTCGCCACCTTGGTCAACGCCCTGATGCAAGCCGGCGGCCCCTCATCGGCCGGCAGCTTCCGCCAGATCGAGTTGCGTCGTAACGGAAAAACTATCAGCAACTTTGACTTTTACGAATTGCTGATCAAAGGCGACAAGACCGCCGACCGGGCACTACAGGCCGAGGACGTGATCCATATTGGCGCCGTAGGCCCGCAAGTTGCCCTCATCGGCAGCGTCAACAAGCCGGCCATTTTTGAGCTCAAACCACAAGACACACTTGAAGACGTGCTCGCCATGGCGGGCGGCTTCACCGCAGTGGCCGACCGCAGCCGATTCACCGTCGAACACCTAGATGCCCGCAATGACGCACGCATCACCGAATTGAGCCTGCCCCTGCAAGCCAAGCAGAAACCCCGCGACGGCGACCTCATCCGCGCCTTCAGTGCCGTTGAAGCGTCCTTGCCCCAGCACAAACAAAGCAAACGGGTCAAGATCGAAGGCGAAGTCCAACGCCCTGGCGAATTCATCCTTCCAGCCAATAGCAGCTTGGCTGACGCCATCCGCGCCGCTGGCGGCCTGACGCCGGACGCCTATGTTTTCGGCACCGAGTTCAGCCGCGAAAGCACCCGCCTGTCTCAACAGGAGAACTATGAGCGAGCGCTGCGCGATATGGAAACCGCGTTCGCTCGCAGCAACTCCTCCCAGCGCACCGCCAATGCCGATGAAGCCTCAGCGCAAGCTGCCAAGGCGCAAGGTACCAACCAACTGATTCAACGCCTGCGCGCCATCAAGCCTACGGGCCGAATTGTTTTGCAGCTGAACCCTGCATCCAAAACACTGCCTGAACTGACCGTGGAAGACGGCGATCGCCTTCTTATCCCCGCAACACCCAAAACCATCGGTGTCTTTGGCAGCGTGTTCAACGGCGGCAGCTATCTGTATGGCGATGGCAATTCGGTCAACGATTTCTTGAAGCTTGCTGGCGGCCCCACCCGAGGCGCCGACACTGCCAGCATCTTCGTCTTGCGCGCCAATGGCAGTGTAGTCAGCGCTCGCCAGAAATCAGGCTGGCTGCTTGCTGGCGGGGCGCTTGATGGCGTGACAGCCCTTCCGGGCGACACCGTCTTCGTGCCGGAAGAAATGAACAAGACCACCTTCATGCAAGAGGCCAAGGATTGGACGCAGATCCTGTATCAGTTTGGCCTGGGTGCAGCGGCACTGAAGACCATCAAGAACTAA
- a CDS encoding MraY family glycosyltransferase, whose product MIFFLVPFFVAAAVTLFVIHSSHAHGHLSADGDLSGPQKFHSHPVPRIGGVGMFLGLLACVVMAWEQGSAAARLGFLLLVCGLPAFAAGLIEDLTKKVSPAKRLLATMASAALAFYILDGKITRTDIIGLDWVVGTSLGALAATVFAVAGVANSVNIIDGFNGLSTMCVTLMLLSFAYVAHQVGDTELTLWALAGVGAVLGFFVWNFPAGLIFLGDGGAYFIGFFLAEIGILLIARHPQVSPLFPLMVCVYPVFETLFSIYRRRFIRATPPGLPDGIHLHSLIYRRLMRWAVGARDARAMTQRNSMTAPYLWTLCLTSLVPALLFWNSTTMLVLCMVLFGLIYVGLYWRIVRFRTPKWMVFSAQIRNGAGSGAGSADSGKPD is encoded by the coding sequence ATGATCTTTTTTCTCGTCCCATTTTTCGTTGCAGCGGCCGTCACCCTGTTTGTGATCCATTCGTCGCATGCCCATGGTCATTTGTCCGCGGACGGCGATCTATCAGGGCCGCAGAAATTTCACTCTCATCCGGTGCCGCGCATAGGTGGTGTGGGCATGTTTTTGGGTTTGTTGGCTTGTGTCGTGATGGCATGGGAACAGGGTTCCGCAGCTGCCCGCTTGGGCTTTCTTTTGCTGGTTTGTGGCCTGCCTGCTTTCGCTGCCGGACTGATTGAGGATTTGACCAAAAAGGTCTCGCCGGCCAAGCGTTTGCTGGCCACCATGGCCTCGGCGGCGTTGGCTTTTTACATCTTGGACGGAAAAATTACCCGCACCGACATCATCGGCTTGGACTGGGTTGTTGGAACCAGTTTGGGGGCCCTGGCCGCCACGGTGTTTGCCGTGGCAGGAGTCGCCAATTCAGTAAACATCATTGACGGCTTCAATGGCCTGTCCACCATGTGCGTGACCTTGATGTTGCTGAGCTTCGCGTATGTGGCTCATCAGGTCGGGGATACCGAATTGACGCTTTGGGCCTTGGCGGGCGTGGGCGCGGTGCTGGGTTTCTTTGTTTGGAACTTCCCTGCGGGCTTGATCTTCCTGGGTGATGGAGGTGCCTATTTCATCGGCTTCTTCCTGGCTGAGATCGGCATTTTGTTGATCGCCCGTCACCCGCAGGTCTCGCCTCTGTTCCCTTTGATGGTTTGCGTCTACCCGGTGTTTGAGACTTTGTTCTCCATCTACCGTCGGCGCTTCATTCGTGCGACGCCTCCGGGTTTGCCTGACGGGATACACCTGCATTCGCTGATTTACCGTCGCCTGATGCGGTGGGCGGTCGGCGCGCGTGATGCGCGTGCCATGACGCAGCGCAACTCCATGACGGCACCTTACCTCTGGACCTTGTGCCTGACTTCCTTGGTGCCCGCCTTGCTGTTCTGGAATTCGACCACCATGCTGGTGCTCTGCATGGTCTTGTTTGGCCTGATTTATGTGGGGCTGTACTGGCGCATCGTGCGCTTCCGTACGCCTAAGTGGATGGTCTTCAGTGCGCAGATTAGAAACGGTGCCGGCAGTGGCGCAGGGTCTGCCGATTCGGGCAAACCCGATTGA
- a CDS encoding SAM-dependent methyltransferase → MKKGRLYLIPNSLDFGVEGAAVDLQAVLPLQVIQTAARLEHWAAENAKTTRALLKRVDAICPLAQPLQSLQVKELPRPPKGRAVDLVNQNQAWNALLAPALAGHDMGLNSEAGLPAVADPGALLVAAAHEADIEVVPMSGPSALLMALSASGLNGQSFAFVGYLPVEAPARTARIRELEALSVRQQQTQLMIETPYRNSALLHALLSSLKPQTRLSISCGLSLEQGWTRSATVAEWRSSGESMPDKIPAVFALLG, encoded by the coding sequence ATGAAAAAGGGTCGCCTCTACCTGATCCCCAACAGCCTGGACTTTGGCGTCGAAGGCGCCGCAGTGGATCTGCAAGCCGTGCTGCCTTTGCAGGTGATTCAAACTGCCGCCCGCCTGGAACACTGGGCAGCAGAGAACGCCAAGACCACGCGCGCCCTCCTCAAGCGCGTGGACGCCATTTGCCCACTGGCGCAGCCGCTGCAAAGCCTGCAAGTGAAGGAATTGCCACGCCCACCCAAGGGCCGCGCCGTCGACCTGGTGAACCAGAATCAAGCCTGGAACGCGCTGCTGGCGCCCGCCTTGGCGGGGCACGATATGGGCCTGAACTCAGAAGCCGGACTGCCGGCCGTGGCCGATCCTGGCGCGCTACTGGTGGCAGCCGCCCACGAGGCCGACATCGAAGTGGTGCCAATGAGCGGCCCCAGCGCCCTGCTGATGGCCTTGTCGGCCAGCGGCCTGAACGGGCAAAGCTTCGCCTTCGTCGGCTATCTGCCGGTTGAGGCGCCGGCCCGAACGGCCCGCATTCGGGAGCTGGAGGCTCTGTCGGTGCGACAGCAGCAAACCCAGCTGATGATTGAAACGCCCTACCGCAATAGCGCCCTGCTGCACGCCTTGCTAAGCAGCTTGAAGCCGCAGACGCGCCTATCGATCAGCTGCGGCCTGAGTCTGGAACAGGGCTGGACGCGCAGCGCGACGGTGGCGGAATGGCGCAGCTCGGGCGAGTCCATGCCGGACAAGATTCCGGCAGTGTTTGCACTTTTGGGCTGA
- a CDS encoding MarR family EPS-associated transcriptional regulator → MQGDDLDYELLRKLDELNSTNQRDLAVRMGISVGKVNFCLRAVIEKGWVKVNNFKRADNKWAYAYLLTPNGVSAKVSLAKAFLERKEREFEQLQAEIDRLRTEIESEQK, encoded by the coding sequence ATGCAAGGTGACGACCTTGACTACGAACTGCTTCGCAAGCTCGACGAGCTGAACAGTACCAATCAACGTGACTTGGCTGTCCGCATGGGAATCAGCGTCGGCAAGGTAAATTTTTGCTTGCGCGCTGTCATTGAGAAGGGCTGGGTCAAGGTCAATAACTTCAAGCGAGCAGACAACAAATGGGCCTACGCTTACCTACTAACGCCTAACGGAGTGAGCGCGAAAGTCAGCCTAGCCAAAGCTTTTTTAGAGCGCAAAGAGCGTGAGTTTGAGCAACTGCAAGCTGAGATTGATCGCCTTCGCACTGAAATCGAATCAGAACAAAAGTAA